One window of the Pedobacter ginsengisoli genome contains the following:
- a CDS encoding DUF4242 domain-containing protein has protein sequence MPKYVIEREIPGAGKLTTDQLKAISQTSCGVLNKMGPQIQWVNSYVTDDKIYCIYNAPNEEMIKEHAEKGGFPANSINKVSTVIDPITAE, from the coding sequence ATGCCTAAATATGTAATTGAACGGGAAATTCCCGGGGCTGGAAAATTAACCACAGACCAATTGAAAGCCATTTCGCAAACCTCTTGTGGAGTACTAAACAAGATGGGACCGCAAATACAATGGGTAAACAGTTATGTAACCGATGATAAAATCTATTGTATTTACAATGCACCAAATGAAGAAATGATTAAAGAACACGCTGAGAAGGGTGGATTCCCGGCAAACTCTATAAACAAAGTTTCTACAGTTATAGATCCAATAACTGCTGAATAA
- a CDS encoding helix-turn-helix domain-containing protein yields MEENDFVSIWLEESGNPAIEELTKVNGEVADKTAKFLLEKGLTSVDLSAILDINHDEIARWMNGRHAFSIKKLKEMTNMMADHNMKQQDIF; encoded by the coding sequence ATGGAAGAGAACGATTTTGTTTCGATATGGTTAGAAGAAAGTGGGAACCCGGCAATTGAGGAATTAACTAAGGTGAACGGAGAGGTTGCCGATAAAACAGCAAAGTTCTTATTAGAAAAAGGACTCACTTCAGTTGATCTTTCCGCTATACTTGACATCAATCACGACGAAATTGCCAGATGGATGAATGGCAGGCATGCATTTAGTATAAAAAAACTAAAAGAGATGACAAATATGATGGCAGATCATAATATGAAACAACAAGACATCTTCTAA
- a CDS encoding NADPH-dependent FMN reductase, producing MVLVIIGSASIGSSNKNLMDVFCRQTAEDYDFMILEDLHTLPHFDPAMIDPVPVEIADILSKIEIAKGVVFCTPEYIFSIPARLKNLLEWCVATTIFMDKPVGIITASANGVQGHEQLKLILNTLGAKMNEDAQLLINGIKSKFDSQGQLLDPGIIQKLAQFAGGFKMLLEKDEN from the coding sequence ATGGTACTAGTGATAATCGGGAGTGCAAGTATTGGGTCGTCTAATAAAAACCTGATGGATGTTTTTTGCAGGCAAACTGCTGAAGATTATGATTTCATGATTCTAGAGGATTTGCATACCCTGCCACATTTTGATCCTGCAATGATTGATCCTGTTCCGGTTGAGATTGCTGACATTCTTTCTAAAATAGAAATAGCAAAAGGAGTGGTATTCTGCACTCCTGAATACATCTTTAGTATACCAGCAAGGCTTAAAAATTTACTGGAGTGGTGTGTGGCAACCACCATATTTATGGATAAGCCAGTGGGTATTATAACTGCTTCGGCTAATGGGGTGCAGGGGCATGAGCAACTAAAGTTGATCTTAAATACCCTTGGAGCAAAGATGAATGAAGATGCCCAATTATTAATAAATGGAATTAAAAGCAAATTTGACAGTCAGGGCCAATTATTGGATCCAGGTATAATTCAGAAGTTGGCGCAATTTGCTGGTGGATTTAAAATGCTTTTAGAGAAGGACGAGAATTGA
- a CDS encoding TonB-dependent receptor — protein sequence MIKNLLVPLSFLLIFFSQTHGQNIKIHGLVTDKNSGIPFVTIEANKSLKTQTDTKGHFTLFVDAGKPVVLKTLAVGYKSLNIELGALQRDTTLNWVLEQENNTLENVIISATRKPENIRNIAASVSIVSKKKLESEMTINPDLSTILANQVPGFAPTAQTGNNVGQNLRGRPMLVMVDGVSQSSPLRNAEVDLRSIDPSVLQRIEVVKGATAIYGNGAAGGLINYITLIPDTAAKFAGKTSVNLNGSLINPKNSGGGRINQMFYGKVGKIDYVASGTYEQTGEYKDAKGDVVGPNYSLGETDSYNAFFKIGYQPTKNQRLQLMYNMYSSLQNSNFTLVNGNLATGQKATGILGKPLGIPTGVDYNHNIHLSYKIDSILLNTSLTFDTYFEKRKDVFYVSLGRFDGGDGQSLATNDKKGARIFLETPVLQTSALKATLAYGADFLKDKTAQPLVDGRTWVPEMDMTNLAPFAQASITTLKDLIFTTGLRLEHVNINVNDYKTLRTTNATGGTLTPSFDVTGGKLKYKTYLYNAALKYNHFELFSPFISFSQGFSVMDIGLALREAKVNSIDKINTDAVKVNNYEAGFQSTYQNLTFLASVYKSTSKLGIEVVYDAATGLFNTARSPEEIYGFELAANYKMMPSLEFGASYSYTEGKRDIDNNGKFDDGVDKYMNGRRISAPKITGTVTYSPLSVLDLTLNYTGIGSRNRFEKNSAGVYNGNEGAVKAYNLFSFAGSYRANKNTNITLGVENLFNQDYFPARAQWFMQPGFYSKGRGTSINLGLSVSY from the coding sequence ATGATTAAAAATTTACTAGTGCCGCTCTCTTTTCTGCTGATTTTCTTTTCTCAAACCCACGGGCAGAACATTAAAATTCACGGCTTAGTTACCGATAAAAACTCTGGAATCCCATTTGTAACCATCGAAGCAAATAAATCGTTAAAAACCCAAACCGATACTAAGGGGCATTTTACATTATTTGTAGACGCCGGAAAACCTGTAGTATTAAAAACATTAGCAGTAGGATATAAAAGTTTAAATATAGAACTAGGGGCTTTACAACGTGATACAACCTTAAACTGGGTTTTGGAACAAGAAAATAACACATTGGAAAATGTAATAATATCTGCAACCCGTAAACCAGAAAATATACGTAACATAGCTGCATCAGTAAGCATTGTTTCAAAAAAGAAGCTCGAATCTGAAATGACTATTAACCCTGATTTAAGTACAATACTCGCAAATCAGGTTCCTGGATTTGCCCCAACCGCGCAAACAGGAAATAACGTAGGGCAAAACCTTCGTGGACGGCCTATGCTGGTTATGGTAGATGGGGTAAGCCAATCTTCGCCATTAAGAAATGCAGAGGTAGACCTCCGCTCTATCGATCCTTCTGTTTTGCAACGAATAGAAGTTGTAAAAGGTGCCACAGCAATTTATGGAAACGGAGCAGCAGGCGGATTAATTAACTATATTACACTTATACCAGATACTGCTGCAAAATTTGCCGGAAAAACATCTGTAAACTTAAATGGATCACTAATTAACCCAAAAAACTCTGGCGGCGGGCGCATCAATCAAATGTTTTACGGCAAGGTCGGAAAAATAGATTACGTTGCTAGTGGAACTTATGAACAAACCGGTGAATATAAAGATGCTAAAGGCGATGTAGTTGGACCAAACTATAGTTTAGGAGAGACTGACAGCTACAATGCATTTTTCAAAATTGGCTACCAGCCAACTAAAAACCAACGTTTACAACTTATGTATAATATGTACAGCAGTCTGCAAAACAGTAATTTCACCTTAGTAAATGGTAATCTTGCTACTGGCCAAAAGGCTACAGGAATTTTAGGTAAGCCATTAGGTATACCAACCGGAGTTGATTACAATCACAACATTCACCTATCTTATAAAATAGATAGTATATTATTGAACACCAGTTTAACTTTTGATACTTACTTTGAAAAACGCAAAGATGTATTTTATGTTTCATTAGGCCGCTTTGATGGTGGCGATGGACAATCACTAGCTACAAATGATAAAAAAGGTGCCCGCATATTTTTAGAAACCCCTGTTCTGCAAACTTCAGCTTTAAAGGCAACATTAGCTTATGGTGCAGATTTTTTAAAGGATAAAACGGCACAGCCTTTAGTTGATGGCCGAACCTGGGTACCCGAAATGGATATGACCAACCTTGCTCCGTTCGCACAAGCAAGTATAACAACATTAAAAGACCTGATATTTACCACCGGATTACGTTTGGAACACGTAAATATTAATGTAAATGACTACAAAACCTTGCGCACCACAAATGCTACAGGAGGAACATTAACTCCGTCATTTGATGTTACCGGAGGTAAATTAAAGTACAAGACTTATCTATATAATGCCGCATTAAAGTACAATCATTTTGAATTGTTCAGCCCCTTTATCAGCTTCTCACAAGGTTTTTCAGTAATGGACATTGGCCTTGCATTGCGTGAAGCTAAAGTGAACAGCATTGACAAGATTAACACTGATGCAGTAAAAGTAAATAATTATGAGGCAGGCTTTCAAAGCACTTATCAGAACCTAACTTTTCTTGCCTCTGTATACAAAAGCACATCTAAACTCGGTATTGAAGTTGTGTACGATGCAGCCACAGGATTATTTAACACCGCTAGAAGCCCGGAAGAGATATACGGATTTGAACTCGCCGCCAATTATAAAATGATGCCTTCATTAGAATTTGGTGCCAGCTATAGTTATACTGAAGGTAAACGTGACATTGATAACAATGGCAAATTTGATGACGGTGTAGATAAATATATGAATGGCCGCCGAATTTCAGCTCCCAAAATTACCGGAACCGTTACTTATAGCCCTTTATCCGTATTAGACCTGACTCTTAATTACACTGGAATAGGATCGCGCAATCGCTTTGAAAAAAACTCGGCCGGTGTTTACAACGGTAATGAAGGAGCAGTTAAGGCCTACAACCTTTTCAGTTTTGCAGGTAGCTACAGAGCTAATAAAAACACCAACATTACATTAGGTGTGGAAAATCTATTTAATCAGGACTATTTTCCAGCCAGGGCACAATGGTTTATGCAGCCAGGTTTTTATTCGAAAGGCAGAGGAACATCAATTAATCTGGGATTATCTGTAAGCTACTAG
- a CDS encoding carbonic anhydrase family protein codes for MKTLTKEDQEAITPAMALNLLEEGNKRFVSNLKINRNLLQQANETSDGQHPFAIILSCIDSRTSAELIFDQGLGDIFSVRIAGNIINEDILGSMEFGCKLAGAKIIVVLGHTRCGAIKGACDHVEMGNLTSLLTKIRPAVDDEHTTKENRNSQNGEFVEKVSAINVNRSVKSITERSPILKEMLENNQISIVGANHDITTGRVTFYP; via the coding sequence ATGAAGACATTAACGAAAGAAGATCAGGAAGCCATAACTCCGGCAATGGCCCTAAATTTATTGGAAGAAGGGAATAAACGATTTGTTAGTAACTTAAAAATTAACCGTAATCTTCTGCAGCAAGCGAATGAAACTTCAGATGGTCAACATCCTTTTGCCATAATTTTGAGCTGTATTGATAGTCGCACATCTGCAGAATTAATTTTTGACCAAGGTTTGGGTGATATTTTCAGTGTCAGAATTGCCGGAAATATTATAAATGAAGACATTTTAGGAAGTATGGAGTTTGGTTGTAAGCTTGCCGGAGCAAAAATTATTGTCGTGTTAGGCCATACCAGATGCGGGGCAATTAAAGGTGCATGTGATCATGTTGAGATGGGCAACCTGACTTCTTTACTTACAAAAATTAGACCCGCAGTTGATGATGAGCATACAACAAAGGAGAACCGCAATTCTCAGAATGGAGAGTTTGTTGAAAAGGTATCTGCAATAAATGTTAACCGTTCAGTTAAATCGATTACTGAACGCAGTCCGATTCTTAAAGAAATGCTTGAAAACAATCAGATCAGTATAGTTGGAGCTAATCACGATATTACAACGGGAAGAGTTACATTTTATCCATAA